A part of Marinobacter psychrophilus genomic DNA contains:
- the ybaK gene encoding Cys-tRNA(Pro) deacylase, translating to MTPAIDVAREAGIEHQVHQYQHDPASIGYGTEAAEKLGLNPACVFKTLVVAVDVKTLVVAIVPVNAMLSMKLIAKAASGKKATMADKQQVQRSSGYVLGGVSPLGQKRTLTTFIDESARLFERIHVSAGRRGLEIELAPADLATLTLGRFVALRLE from the coding sequence ATGACTCCTGCTATTGATGTCGCCCGGGAGGCGGGCATTGAACACCAAGTACATCAGTATCAACACGACCCTGCCAGCATTGGCTATGGCACTGAAGCTGCGGAGAAGCTTGGGCTGAACCCGGCTTGCGTGTTCAAGACTCTGGTGGTCGCGGTGGATGTAAAGACCTTGGTGGTAGCCATTGTACCGGTAAATGCCATGCTCAGTATGAAGCTGATTGCCAAAGCAGCGAGCGGCAAAAAAGCCACCATGGCAGACAAGCAGCAAGTGCAGCGCAGCAGCGGTTATGTTCTGGGTGGGGTTAGCCCGCTGGGGCAAAAACGGACGCTGACGACGTTCATTGACGAGTCAGCCCGGCTGTTCGAACGGATTCATGTCAGCGCCGGTCGGCGGGGGCTTGAAATTGAGTTGGCGCCGGCAGACCTCGCCACGCTCACTCTGGGGCGCTTTGTGGCGTTGCGCCTGGAGTGA
- a CDS encoding serine hydrolase domain-containing protein, translated as MLSPINALTRRALHTCRVPKDLASVTCRDTAGENPVSAGLRPESVDAVWRSVESLYRTGVHPGIQISLRYRGESVLHRAIGHARGNGPDDSVDTPRVAMTTDTPVCYFSASKAVTAFLIHLLAEQGLVNLMDPVAYYCPEFADNGKRTITLHQILSHRGGIPAIPGDTPTEVLWNPEEIWRLLCEERAVQVNGSKVFYHAITGGFVLQRVLETVTGLTIQQYLDRYIRKPMGMTWFTYGVAAADLNVPAANYATGPRPTWPVSRVVKRALGGDIKSVEAVTNDPRFQQAVIPAGNLYGTAEEMGRFFQMMLNGGVWGGKRICSEITVQRAIQQFGSLQLDRTLMLPMRFSAGMMLGGDPVGVWGPNTRYAFGHVGLINKFCWADSARDISVSLLTTGFPIVGHHLPALGKFLYNVSTAFPQLPEGQRVHVGV; from the coding sequence ATGCTCAGCCCCATCAACGCTCTCACTCGCCGCGCCCTTCACACGTGCAGGGTGCCCAAGGATCTTGCCAGCGTTACCTGCCGTGATACGGCCGGGGAAAATCCTGTGTCTGCAGGGTTGCGACCAGAGTCGGTGGATGCGGTATGGCGCAGTGTTGAGAGTCTTTACCGCACCGGCGTGCATCCGGGTATCCAGATTTCACTGCGTTACCGGGGCGAGTCTGTGCTGCATCGCGCAATCGGTCATGCCCGGGGTAATGGCCCGGACGACAGCGTGGATACGCCGCGGGTAGCGATGACAACAGACACACCGGTCTGTTATTTCTCCGCGTCGAAAGCGGTGACGGCCTTTTTGATTCACCTGCTAGCCGAGCAGGGGTTGGTCAACCTGATGGACCCGGTAGCTTATTACTGCCCGGAATTTGCCGACAACGGTAAGCGCACCATCACCTTGCATCAGATACTGTCCCATCGCGGCGGTATTCCGGCGATTCCTGGTGACACGCCAACTGAGGTACTTTGGAATCCGGAAGAAATCTGGCGCCTGCTTTGTGAGGAGCGGGCAGTGCAGGTAAACGGCTCAAAAGTCTTTTATCACGCTATTACCGGCGGCTTTGTGCTGCAGCGTGTTCTCGAAACCGTAACTGGTCTGACGATTCAGCAGTATCTGGACCGTTATATTCGCAAGCCCATGGGGATGACCTGGTTTACCTATGGCGTCGCAGCGGCAGATTTGAACGTGCCGGCGGCTAACTATGCTACTGGCCCGCGGCCTACCTGGCCGGTATCGCGGGTTGTAAAGCGGGCGTTGGGTGGCGATATCAAATCTGTAGAAGCGGTGACGAATGACCCCCGCTTCCAGCAGGCGGTGATACCCGCCGGCAATCTGTATGGCACCGCCGAGGAAATGGGGCGGTTTTTCCAGATGATGCTCAATGGTGGTGTGTGGGGTGGCAAGCGCATCTGCAGTGAGATTACGGTGCAGCGTGCAATTCAGCAGTTCGGGTCGCTGCAGCTCGATCGCACTCTTATGCTACCTATGCGCTTCAGTGCCGGGATGATGCTGGGGGGCGATCCGGTAGGAGTCTGGGGGCCAAACACCCGTTATGCGTTTGGCCACGTGGGGCTCATCAATAAATTTTGTTGGGCAGATTCGGCGCGGGATATTTCAGTGAGCCTACTGACCACCGGTTTCCCGATTGTGGGCCATCATTTACCGGCGCTGGGGAAATTTCTGTACAACGTCAGTACAGCGTTTCCGCAATTGCCTGAAGGCCAGCGGGTGCATGTTGGCGTGTAA